A window of Colletes latitarsis isolate SP2378_abdomen chromosome 11, iyColLati1, whole genome shotgun sequence genomic DNA:
TTATTTACACCCGGATCCATTCTCTGTGCAAAATGGCCTTCTCACACCAACATTGAAAACAAAACGGCCTCAATTGAAAGAATACTTCAAACCACAAATTGAAGATCTTTACCGACATTTGGACTGACCAGACTGAACATTCACTATGAATTGTTTTCATTAGCATTGGGAGCAGCAAAGACAGGAAGGATCGAAATGCCTTTATGTCGCATTCACAGAAATCACTTCCGTCATCGAATATATTCGTTATTCCGCGATACTTTATTATATCATTTTCACAATTACATAGCGACGCAAAAAAGAAAAGCACCGTTTAGGCTACTAAGGTAATTGACAATATTATAAGTAATAAAATGAGTTATTATTAGGCGCGTCTGATTTTCTCTTAAGTATAATCATCCTTTGATACTTTTCACATGTAGTTACAATTTTCTCTGTCCCCCAATCCTTGTATTTTGATACAGATTATTACCTAActataaatgtatatttttattaataacgataaataattaaattccgaATTTAGTACGCAGTAGTATATTGGAACGTATACATTATCCATTTTCATGAAAGGCAATCGAACACGTACGCGATACGTAAAACAAACTCGATATTTGTTGATTTGCAAAAGTTTACATCATATATAAATCGCGACATGGACAACTCGATGGTAGTGAAGATGATTTTATATAATGTTAGATGTTCTAACATATGCTGCTTAGAAGCAGCATTTGCTGACATAATAGGcaagttatattttttatattactaaTAATACATTGTAACTACTTTTTTCCTATTTTAACGgcgatatttaaaatttaaactttTCTTGATACGTATACGAGATCAACATCGAAtcaatacaaaattaatatgaAAAATTTAGGAACGCAAActgtttaaattataataatataaaaataatccaAATAAATGAAATGAAGATCAGTAAAAAGATATGCTACGACGTCCtttcaatttataatttaataatcacCTAACAGACATTTAATAAATTGATAACATCTGAAACTCACTGATAATAAATATGGCTTTCAAGCTGTATCCCAACCCAAAAAATCATTCTAGTAGCTTCTTTAGCTTTTAGATTTAAAGCTATAGTACACAACCACACAAGCAACAATTATAAGCGTTAATGCTACTCCTGCTAAAATAAATCTTTGCTGAAGGTTTCTTAATATCATTCCTGACAGCAACCGAGACCCACGTCCCAGCTCTGCATCTGTCTCTCGTAACTAAAACAATAAAGTAtgcttattattataaattataatatttaacaataaaaataataaagaataaatttatattcttcttcAAACAGAAATAtgtgatttattaaaattaaacatgTCACTATGTTAAAAGTAATAGCTTacccttcctcttcctctttgGATTGTCTCTCTTTGCTCGTGCAATTCTTTTAATACCTGAGAACCAATTTCTTCTGTTTCTAATACCATTCGATATCCATTTTGTAAGGTTCTACCAGTGCGATCTATTCGGTCAGAAGTATCCAATAATCTTTTCTTTTGATCCTCTGTGATGTTATTTTCCCAAGAATCTTCTCTGCTTATTTCAATGCTCTCATCTTTTGGCTTCTTAGCTAACTGGAATTCTTGTGTTAATCGTTTCAGTTCTGCTCTGTGACTTTCTACACGACCACGTAATCGATCGCGGGCTGTACCGGTCACCCCACGAACCTCCAGTTCCATTTGTTCAAGCTACAGATtcgatatataaaattaaatatcgaaCAATACCAAAGATATTATGTTATTAACCAAACTCAATGTAAAACAGCACAAATGATTTCTGACTCTTATATTCATGGTTTCAAATAATTTCAAAAGTTCGCGAGGGATCATTTCTAACCCCAATAGGAACTCCTCACAGTTTCCATCGATTCGGAAgatgtatttataaaaattgcatTCAACTAAAAGAGAAAagtaatatttcatttttaccAGTTCCTGAGCCTCTTCAATCTGCCTGTCCACATCTTGAACGAACGCTCTTTTCTCATCTGTAAATTACGTCATGTGTATTGATTATTGTTGTTTAATAATGCCAGAAGCCAGACAACCGACATTAAAAGTAACAATCGGTGTCTTGCGACAAAACCGTTTCTACAATTCCGTTTTTGTCGTACTTACTGCCACTTTGTGTTCTTATTCTACCGATTTTTGCAGTAACGTCAGCTGTCAAAACGGCATATTGTTGCTCATAGTTGTCAATGAGCGACGCCATCTTGAATGTATTTCCATTAACGACAAGCAAATGGAGAGTAAACTAACATTTGCATTGAATCCGTATAGTGATTTGTAATAGCTGTGTTCTGAAATCAACTGAGAAAAATGGTTACCGACTTGCATCCTCTAACCACATGATTACATAGTCACTATATAttctttctatatattctatatattcttTCACTGGAGAATTGTGAATATTAGACAATAACAATATCTCGTATAATATATCTATCGAATGTGTATAATCAGAGCATAGCTTTCCGTTGTTTCAACCCTATCACAAGACATGGAATTTTGGACAAAATAGATAGAAAAATGACATACTCTGAAGTATTATCGTCAAAAGCGGCATTTAATGATAATCAGTAATACTAAACGTGTTATTTACATCCATAATATTCTATGATAGTTGTTATCTGATACTTTGTTCATACTAACGCCATGTTCTCACATGACACGTTTGCAAAAATGAATTAAGTACATACTTATTTAAGGCATGAAGTTCGTTGATAAAAGATTAGAAAATTCTCATTGAATATTTCACGTTAAATTAAGTACTGTACATTAATAAAAACGTCTGTtacaaaacaataaaaatagttCGCGGTAGAAAGCAAAATCTTTGAAATGTGGCCACAAAATGACACGTCATTGATAATACACCAATCATAAGGGGAATTAAAAGAGTCCCACCAATCGTTTCAACCGGTAACAGGGTCGACCGTCGACTATGCTCAATCTACTTTCAACTCGACAGTCGAAATGAAAATGGCCGCTGAGGTGAGGTGGCTTTTgatttttcatatattttcgataattaaTGCAGTTCTCAGTGaaacacctcatcgaaaatttgagTATAAATATTCCTTTAAACCACCGTATCTCGCACAAATAGATGGAAGCGTGCCTTTCTGGGAGTACGGAGGAAGTAAgtaaaagtaaaacctaaccaaaTATACCCAACCGTAAAACACTTCCGTATGTTATTTTCTAGTATTCGGCTTTTTGattatttaaatgaaatacATCGTTATATCATTTCCAAACATAGATCTCGTTTAGATCTTTTCCCTGCGAATACTTTAATGTATAAATGTGAAGATATTTTCATGACAGAACTCATTTAAACTGCCATGGCAAATGTACATGTTTTTATTTACATCGGAAACGACTTTAAttcattttgaaaatttaaagaaGAAATCATCAAATTCGATTATTTGTATAagtaaattaaatttcctttttaaaaatttaattttgaaattattgTTTCTGTTATTAGTTTTCGTACTTATATGTACATTATAATCAATTGATTGTATTTGggtcattaaaaaaaatatatttgtttattaCAGATGCAATTGCTAGTGCAGAGAATGTTAGAGTAGCCCCATCATTGAGAAGTCAAAAAGGTATATGAAAAgttgatttatttaatttacattaatttgtgtattaattatttaatttaaaagtaacaaaattatagaatataaaaatattaattgttgttctattatataaatatattattttaagttACAGATAtaagatctatattttagtcttTATGGTATAATATAGGATAATGTGTATTTTTACTAAGTATTATATGAAAgtgtaaaattacatttagGTGCAATATGGGTCAAACAGCCAA
This region includes:
- the Vti1a gene encoding vesicle transport through interaction with t-SNAREs 1a, with protein sequence MASLIDNYEQQYAVLTADVTAKIGRIRTQSGNEKRAFVQDVDRQIEEAQELLEQMELEVRGVTGTARDRLRGRVESHRAELKRLTQEFQLAKKPKDESIEISREDSWENNITEDQKKRLLDTSDRIDRTGRTLQNGYRMVLETEEIGSQVLKELHEQRETIQRGRGRLRETDAELGRGSRLLSGMILRNLQQRFILAGVALTLIIVACVVVYYSFKSKS